From Methylobacterium radiodurans, a single genomic window includes:
- a CDS encoding cupin domain-containing protein, translated as MHAIGDGHTHHQGHEHGEDGAHVPAHGQDAASERWKHDGVRVIPGDRLDPNTAQTPGMFRQAAVNAARIGAQKIWAGTVAIEPDAKTGVHHHGALESVIYVVSGRARMRWGERLEYVAEAGPGDFIFVPPYVPHQEINASTDEPLHCVLVRSDNEAVVVNLPDVAAAEVPETVYWVDPIHKHP; from the coding sequence ATGCACGCGATCGGCGACGGCCACACGCATCACCAGGGTCATGAGCACGGAGAAGATGGCGCGCACGTCCCCGCGCACGGGCAGGACGCCGCGTCCGAGCGCTGGAAGCACGACGGAGTGCGGGTGATTCCGGGCGACCGGCTCGACCCGAACACCGCCCAGACACCCGGCATGTTCCGGCAGGCGGCAGTCAATGCCGCCCGGATCGGCGCGCAGAAGATCTGGGCCGGCACCGTGGCGATCGAGCCCGACGCCAAGACCGGGGTGCACCACCACGGCGCGCTGGAAAGCGTGATCTACGTCGTCTCGGGCCGCGCCCGCATGCGCTGGGGCGAACGGCTCGAATACGTGGCCGAGGCGGGGCCCGGCGACTTCATCTTCGTCCCCCCTTACGTGCCGCACCAGGAGATCAACGCCTCCACCGACGAGCCCCTGCACTGCGTGCTGGTGCGCTCCGATAACGAGGCGGTCGTCGTCAACCTGCCCGACGTTGCGGCGGCCGAGGTGCCTGAGACCGTCTACTGGGTCGATCCGATCCACAAGCATCCGTGA
- a CDS encoding enoyl-CoA hydratase-related protein: MLIPRSSAEGSHATAGRIGGPSPPPSDRKVTVERRGSICLIGLNRPQIYNRVDPEAFGALARAYAAYDADDDLRAAVLFGHGANFSRGIDVDAFAAFLKTAKARAPAADGIDPLGRRALLRKPIVAVVHGDTWGVNRTKALRGFWFCDSPPPFAARRRRWRICSGSRTTSGQ, encoded by the coding sequence ATGCTCATCCCGCGCAGCTCAGCCGAGGGTTCGCACGCCACGGCAGGCCGCATCGGAGGCCCGAGCCCACCGCCGAGCGATCGCAAGGTCACCGTCGAGCGGCGCGGCTCGATCTGCCTGATCGGTCTCAACAGGCCCCAGATTTATAATCGGGTCGATCCCGAGGCGTTCGGTGCCCTGGCGCGAGCCTATGCCGCCTACGATGCCGACGACGACCTTCGAGCGGCGGTTCTGTTCGGGCACGGAGCGAACTTCTCACGCGGCATCGACGTCGATGCCTTCGCGGCGTTCCTTAAAACGGCCAAGGCGCGCGCCCCCGCTGCGGACGGGATCGATCCGCTGGGACGGCGCGCCCTTTTGCGCAAGCCGATCGTTGCGGTGGTGCATGGTGATACCTGGGGTGTGAACCGGACCAAGGCGTTGCGAGGGTTTTGGTTTTGTGATTCACCGCCGCCGTTTGCAGCACGGAGGCGGCGATGGCGGATCTGTTCTGGCTCTCGGACGACCAGTGGGCAGTGA
- a CDS encoding tyrosine-type recombinase/integrase: MRLKWLPTTQGGLVDLRSGILYRRGLAEGESSKRRTPVPLSKRLRAHMRRWRPQSVAHVVEFEGRPIDRLRRAWTTARKAAGLGEEVTPHILRHTFATWVVMDGVPFSKVAMALGTTEKVVEQVSGHHRPEHLLSVVESVSRRR; the protein is encoded by the coding sequence GTGCGTCTGAAGTGGCTGCCCACCACGCAGGGCGGCTTGGTCGATCTCCGCTCCGGCATCCTCTACCGGCGCGGCCTCGCGGAGGGGGAGAGCTCGAAGCGGCGCACGCCGGTCCCGCTCTCGAAGCGGCTGCGCGCGCACATGCGGCGGTGGCGGCCGCAGAGCGTCGCGCACGTCGTCGAGTTCGAGGGGCGGCCGATCGACCGGCTCAGGCGCGCCTGGACGACGGCTCGGAAGGCAGCCGGGCTCGGCGAGGAGGTGACCCCGCACATCCTCCGGCACACCTTCGCGACGTGGGTCGTCATGGACGGCGTGCCGTTCAGCAAGGTCGCGATGGCGCTCGGGACCACGGAGAAGGTCGTGGAGCAGGTCTCCGGCCACCATCGCCCCGAGCATCTGTTGAGCGTGGTCGAGAGCGTATCGCGGCGGCGGTAG